Within Spirochaetaceae bacterium, the genomic segment CAGATCGGCACCACCGGCCAGGGCTGGTTCGTGTGGCACCACGCGCTGCTGTCGTATCCGGAGAGCCCCGCCTTCGACCGCGTGTGCAACTCGGCCGACCGCACGTTGAAGAAGCCGGACCGGTTCACGCCGCGCATCGACATGAACGTGCACGTCGAGCACCCCGACCACCCGGTCACCGTCGGCGTTGACGACTTCGCCATCTCCGGCGAAGGCTTCCTGCTGCCGGCGTGCGGCCCGGACAGCACCGTCCTGCTGACCCACGACCACGCCGGCAACATCCCCTCGCTGGCGTGGTGCCACGAGCTGGACCGTTCGCGGGTGCTGTGCTGGCAATCGGGCCACGACGCCACCGAGTGGACCAACCCCGCCTTCAAGAAGGTCTTCCAGCAGGGCATCGAATGGCTGGCCCGCCGCCGATAGGAAATTCCCGATGCAGTACTCGGTGACTCTCGACCTGATCGACGAGCCGGGATTCGAGGGCTACTACAGGATCGAGGGAGCAGTCGCCGCGGCGAGGGACGTGGCTGAACTGTGGGTGGCGGAGAACCACTCGCGCGGCGAACCGGTTCCACAGGAGTCCGGTACCAGGCGGCATTGACGCTGGACGAGTTCCGCCAACGGTGAAATACGGAACGATTGCCGGAATCGGCAAGCCGGTGGCGCGGCTGGTGTGCGGCACCATGGTGATCACCGACGAAGAGGAGGCCAGGCCAAAAGGCCCCTGGGGAGACCTGAACCGGGAGTTGAGTTTTGCCCTGCTCGATGCGATCGCAGCCGGCGGCGGCAACACGTTCGACACCGCCCACGTGTACGGCATCGGCGGGGCCGGCGAGAAGGGGCTGGGACTGTGGATGGCCGAGCGCGGCAATCGCGACGAGTTGGTCATCATCGGCAAAGGCGGCGTCCGCCCGTCGCCGCCGGCGCCGTACAAGGTGATGCCCAGCTTCATCGACGCCGACCTGTTCGAGACCCTGGCGCGCCTGCAGACCGGCTACGTCGACCTGTACATGATGCACTACGACGACCCGGCGGCGCCGCTCGGTCCGCTGATGGAGACCCTGAACGCCCACCTCGCCGCCGGCCGAACGCGTACCATTGGCTGCTCCAACATGACCCACGAGCGCTTCGAGGAAGCCAACGAATACGCCGACAAGCGTGGCCTGGAGCCGCTGGTGGCCTCAGAACCGCAATACTCGCTGGCGGAACAAGGCGCCATCTACATTCCCGGCTCGGTGAGCATTTCCGGGCCCGCGCATCGCAACGCGCGCGAGTGGTACGCCGGCACCGGCATGCCGGTGATCCCCTACTCCAGCCTCGGCAGCGGGTTCTTCTCCGGGCTGCTGCGGCCGGGCACGTTCGACGAAGTCAAGGAGCGCATGAACCCCACAGCGGTGCGCGTCTATGCCTGCGAAGCCAACTTCGAGCGCCTTGAGCGGGTGGCGACGCTCGCCGAACGCATGGGCGCCAGCGTCGCCCAGATCGCCCTCGCGTTCCTGCTCACCGGCCCCCTGAACGTGTTCGCCCTCACCGGCCCGCGCTCTCCCGCCGAGTTCGCCGACAACACTGCCGCCCTGGAGATCACCCTCACCCCCGCCGAACGCGCTTGGCTCGACCTGGAAACCGACACCGCGCCGTAGCACTCCGCAACGGCTGCCGAGTGCGGCAGGCGTTGTGCGGCGCACACGCCGCGCTTACACTGCCGGGCCATGAAGCTGGAAGGAAGGTGTGCCCTGGTGACCGGCGGTGCGTCGGGGATCGGCAAGGCGAGTTGCGAGCTGTTCGCCCGCGAGGGGGCGAAGGTCGCCGTGGTGGACCTGAACGGCCCCGGGGCCGAGGAGACCGCACACGGGATCGGCGCGGCGGGCGGCACGGCGCTGCCGTTTACGGCCGACGTGACGGATGAAGACCAGGTGGCGCGGGCGGTGGCCGGGGCGGTGGCGGAGTGGGGACCGATCGGCGTGCTGCACAACCACGCCGGGCTGCTGCCGGCCGACGACGCCTCCATCTTCGACATCGACGTCGCCACCATCGACGAGGCGCTGTCGATCAACGTCAAGGGGATGATCCTGGTCGGCAAGCACGTGGCGCGGGTGATGCGCGACGCCGGCGGCGGGGCGATCGTCAACACCGCCTCCGACCTGTCCTACATCGCTCTCGGCGGGCTCACCACCTACGTCACGTCGAAGAGCGCCATACCCGGCCTGACGCGAGTGATGGCGGCCGATCTCGCCGACCACGGAGTACGGGTCAACGCGGTAGCGCCCGGCTTCACCTACACCGGCATGACCGCCGGCATGCTCGACCAGCCGGAGATCCTGGAGCCGATGAAGGACACCTACCTGATCAGGGAACTGGGCCAGCCGATCGACGTGGCCAACTGCGTGCTGTTCCTGGCTTCCGACGATGCCCGCTTTGTCACCGGCGCCGTGCTCGTGGTCGACGGCGGCCACACCGTCAGGTGACGCCGGTCGCGGTGATGACAACCCGCAGACACGAAAGCGGTCGCCGGATGCCGACCCTCCCGTACGTGACGAACGACCTTGATGCGCGCTGACTGGACCCTCGCCGACGAGCAGCAGGTGCGTGAGCGCTACCCCGGCATGGTGGAGTGCCCGCCGCCGGCGATCCACTCGCGGATCGAGCTGCTCGGCAGGCAGTGCACCGTGACCGACCTGAGCCACGAGATCGCGCCGAGCAACCCCACCTTCAAGGGTCACCAGCGTACGGTGATGTGGCAGCACCTGTCGCACGAGGATGTGCAGCAATTCGGGCTCACCGAGCCGCCCTACTCCTACGAGGTGGTGGCGTTCACCCTGTGCGGCCATACCTCCACGCATTGCGACTCGATCAGCCACATCGTGCCCGAGCAGGGCGCCCGCCCGATCGACCAGAGCCCCCTGCAGTGGCACATGGCGCCGGGGATCTGGCTCGACTTCCGCGCCAAGGAGCCCAACTCCTACATCACCCGCGCCGACCTGGAAGGGCAGATCG encodes:
- a CDS encoding ThuA domain-containing protein produces the protein MSTAPPDTGNIKAAVIVGGHGYDVPGFKALFDSLHGVDWYLQDIDNWAGSPVADQYDVFVFYHMVAWGVWSLRPDMAERIDEANRQIGTTGQGWFVWHHALLSYPESPAFDRVCNSADRTLKKPDRFTPRIDMNVHVEHPDHPVTVGVDDFAISGEGFLLPACGPDSTVLLTHDHAGNIPSLAWCHELDRSRVLCWQSGHDATEWTNPAFKKVFQQGIEWLARRR
- a CDS encoding aldo/keto reductase; translated protein: MKYGTIAGIGKPVARLVCGTMVITDEEEARPKGPWGDLNRELSFALLDAIAAGGGNTFDTAHVYGIGGAGEKGLGLWMAERGNRDELVIIGKGGVRPSPPAPYKVMPSFIDADLFETLARLQTGYVDLYMMHYDDPAAPLGPLMETLNAHLAAGRTRTIGCSNMTHERFEEANEYADKRGLEPLVASEPQYSLAEQGAIYIPGSVSISGPAHRNAREWYAGTGMPVIPYSSLGSGFFSGLLRPGTFDEVKERMNPTAVRVYACEANFERLERVATLAERMGASVAQIALAFLLTGPLNVFALTGPRSPAEFADNTAALEITLTPAERAWLDLETDTAP
- a CDS encoding SDR family NAD(P)-dependent oxidoreductase — protein: MKLEGRCALVTGGASGIGKASCELFAREGAKVAVVDLNGPGAEETAHGIGAAGGTALPFTADVTDEDQVARAVAGAVAEWGPIGVLHNHAGLLPADDASIFDIDVATIDEALSINVKGMILVGKHVARVMRDAGGGAIVNTASDLSYIALGGLTTYVTSKSAIPGLTRVMAADLADHGVRVNAVAPGFTYTGMTAGMLDQPEILEPMKDTYLIRELGQPIDVANCVLFLASDDARFVTGAVLVVDGGHTVR
- a CDS encoding cyclase family protein gives rise to the protein MRADWTLADEQQVRERYPGMVECPPPAIHSRIELLGRQCTVTDLSHEIAPSNPTFKGHQRTVMWQHLSHEDVQQFGLTEPPYSYEVVAFTLCGHTSTHCDSISHIVPEQGARPIDQSPLQWHMAPGIWLDFRAKEPNSYITRADLEGQIAEHGLQIRQGSVLLYATGWSDKWSGDPYAYIAGYPGLDEEASHFLADAGVVAFGADAPSVDSYHEVAVRRVQPAHMMCRERGILNMENLANVHLIPERSFTFIGLPLKIRNGAGSPIRAVAITEDQD